Proteins encoded in a region of the Mucilaginibacter sabulilitoris genome:
- a CDS encoding mannonate dehydratase — protein MKLGLGLYKHMLNKQHFDFAKQCGCTHLIVHLVDYFNKGNQISNNDQPIGDGSGWGKAGDPDKIWSVEELLDLKREINSSGLELEAIENFDPANWHDILLDGPRKKQQMEDVKQIIRNVGKAGIPIMGYNFSLAGVSSRITGGFARGKATSVGMDGIDDRPIPNGMVWNMVYETNAEKGYMQSITHHELWSRLNYFLDELVPVAEEAGVVLAAHPDDPPVPVLRGTPRLVYQPDMYQKLLNIKPSKSNALEFCLGSIAEMTEGDVYQATEQYADHIAYIHFRNVKGKAPHYREVFVDEGDIDMFKILKILKSKNFKGVLIPDHSPQISCDAPWHAGMAYTLGFMNAALKMI, from the coding sequence ATGAAATTAGGATTGGGTTTATATAAACATATGCTGAATAAACAGCATTTTGATTTTGCCAAACAATGTGGGTGTACGCATTTGATTGTGCACCTGGTAGATTATTTTAATAAAGGGAATCAAATAAGCAATAATGATCAGCCGATAGGTGACGGCTCGGGCTGGGGGAAAGCTGGCGACCCTGATAAGATTTGGTCAGTGGAAGAGTTGTTGGATTTAAAAAGAGAAATAAATAGCTCAGGCCTTGAATTAGAAGCCATTGAAAATTTTGACCCCGCAAACTGGCATGATATTTTATTAGACGGACCCCGCAAAAAGCAACAAATGGAAGATGTGAAGCAGATCATCAGGAATGTTGGGAAAGCGGGGATTCCCATAATGGGTTATAACTTCAGCCTCGCAGGTGTAAGCAGCCGCATAACCGGAGGATTCGCACGCGGAAAGGCTACTTCTGTAGGAATGGATGGAATAGATGACAGACCGATTCCAAATGGGATGGTATGGAATATGGTCTATGAAACCAATGCTGAAAAAGGATATATGCAATCGATAACGCATCACGAGCTATGGTCAAGACTGAATTATTTTTTGGATGAGTTGGTTCCGGTAGCAGAAGAGGCGGGCGTAGTACTCGCCGCCCATCCGGATGACCCACCCGTGCCTGTGCTGAGGGGTACCCCGAGGTTGGTGTATCAGCCTGATATGTATCAAAAGCTATTAAATATTAAGCCCTCAAAATCGAATGCTTTAGAATTTTGTTTGGGATCTATCGCCGAGATGACCGAAGGAGATGTCTATCAGGCTACAGAACAATATGCAGATCATATTGCCTATATCCATTTTAGGAATGTAAAAGGTAAAGCACCGCACTACAGGGAAGTATTTGTTGATGAAGGAGATATTGATATGTTCAAAATATTGAAAATTTTAAAAAGTAAGAATTTTAAAGGGGTATTGATCCCGGATCACAGCCCACAAATTTCGTGTGATGCACCCTGGCATGCGGGGATGGCTTATACATTAGGGTTTATGAACGCAGCATTAAAGATGATATAG